In a genomic window of Borrelia maritima:
- the truA gene encoding tRNA pseudouridine(38-40) synthase TruA yields the protein MKKILAEIAYEGSKYHGFQIQPAKPTIQGEIEKALMKVNKKKVKIHSSGRTDKGVHAKRHVITFNMDINIQLNNLKKALNAILLKDSIKILKLKYVKNSFHPRFNAQKRKYSYHILNSDNYYPWEGYQAHHVNKKLNISNLNQMAKILIGSHDFTTFSCIKDKSKSKFRHIYFAKFKKRGKYIIFEIIGSSFLWTMVRSIIGTILDIEIKNEPISTFETILKSKNRNLTRTTAPANALFLDKVYYE from the coding sequence ATGAAAAAAATATTAGCTGAAATCGCTTATGAAGGGTCTAAATACCATGGATTTCAAATACAACCAGCAAAGCCTACAATTCAAGGAGAAATTGAAAAAGCCCTAATGAAAGTCAATAAAAAAAAAGTAAAGATTCATTCATCCGGAAGAACAGATAAAGGGGTTCATGCAAAAAGACATGTAATAACTTTTAATATGGACATCAATATTCAACTAAACAATCTAAAAAAAGCTTTAAATGCAATATTATTAAAAGACAGTATAAAAATACTAAAGCTCAAATATGTTAAAAATTCATTTCATCCACGTTTTAACGCTCAAAAAAGAAAATACAGTTACCATATATTAAACAGCGATAACTACTATCCTTGGGAAGGCTATCAAGCTCACCATGTAAATAAAAAACTAAACATAAGCAATTTAAACCAAATGGCTAAAATATTAATTGGAAGCCATGATTTTACCACATTTTCATGCATAAAAGATAAAAGTAAATCCAAATTTAGACATATATATTTTGCCAAATTTAAAAAAAGAGGAAAATATATTATCTTTGAAATAATAGGATCTTCTTTTTTATGGACAATGGTAAGATCAATAATAGGCACAATACTGGATATTGAAATAAAAAACGAACCGATTTCTACTTTTGAAACAATACTAAAATCAAAAAATAGAAACCTTACAAGAACAACTGCGCCTGCAAATGCTTTATTTTTAGACAAGGTTTACTATGAATAA
- a CDS encoding uracil-DNA glycosylase family protein — translation MNNNILTKKLFLLKILKNNIEGKLTENFEEIDNQIKQKIEEVKNTKIYQKNENNAAPTEVPLNNKILTNILSNNNLQEKSINNYIIIYVNKNYLNDPSRDIITKWCKGINIHNYKIIDTIESLNLEIGNKPPKAILSCEEIDFFLNQPLRIQIVRGIELRFKGIPLVFTYLPENQIKNPELKKEIWQDLKIIKGIIKYG, via the coding sequence ATGAATAACAATATTTTAACTAAAAAACTTTTTTTACTTAAAATATTGAAAAATAACATCGAAGGCAAACTTACAGAAAATTTTGAAGAAATAGATAATCAGATTAAACAAAAAATAGAAGAAGTTAAAAATACTAAAATTTATCAAAAAAACGAAAATAACGCAGCACCTACAGAAGTACCTTTAAACAACAAAATTTTAACTAACATATTATCAAATAATAACTTACAAGAAAAAAGTATCAACAATTATATCATAATATATGTAAACAAAAATTACCTCAACGACCCCTCAAGAGATATTATAACAAAATGGTGCAAAGGCATAAACATACACAATTATAAAATAATAGATACTATTGAATCACTTAACTTGGAAATTGGAAACAAACCCCCTAAGGCAATTTTATCTTGCGAAGAAATAGATTTTTTCTTAAATCAACCGCTAAGAATTCAAATTGTAAGAGGAATAGAGCTAAGATTTAAAGGCATTCCATTAGTTTTTACATACCTTCCCGAAAATCAAATAAAAAATCCAGAGTTAAAAAAAGAAATATGGCAAGATTTAAAAATAATAAAGGGCATAATAAAATATGGATGA
- the priA gene encoding replication restart helicase PriA yields the protein MDEHYYSTYYYEIAINIPLNKLFFYKFNLNLEIGIRVMVNFNGSNKIGIIIKKYFENEFKEKFEFKIKKIIKIIDKTKIITEHNINLAHWISKKTFSGFGETLFFGLPKNSKSKKNQTPLSINEYPHSYHEKRLQLNIEQQNIYKEIIESDKTNVFYLFGIPGSGKTEIFIKLCEYYLTLEKQVLFLIPEISLGYQIIKRIKYALNMEDKIYEYNSKVLNSNKNLIWNKVKNGESLVVIGIKSVLMLPFTNLKLIIMDEEHETTYKSENIPRFHSRHISFFLQKKFNAKFIMGSATPSLEAYYAMKHNQIKKIIMQNKFSQSKIEDIKIINMKKEPSTISSELLYSIQKSLNEKRQSLIFINKRGYLKNLECNECGHTIYCPNCSFSLIYHKKENKLLCHYCNYQTKTANHCPQCKSKDIKYKTYGIQLVEKELKKFLPNAKIVRIDSDITKIENIDSINKFENKEIDILIGTQIIAKGFNFENIKTLGIINADIGIGLPDFRSSERIFTILSQIMGRAARFKDDNTIIIQTKNPNYYAIKYAYKNQCEQFYEQELDIRQKLNYPPFNKIIRIIFRSKNEESAKQKCWEFFEKSKEFLQEGIEHLGPSEAIMKKISKNYRYNIIYLSKSYSLLEKLVSKTREKIKITNTVYIEIDYYPISLI from the coding sequence ATGGATGAACATTATTATTCAACTTATTACTATGAAATTGCAATAAACATTCCTTTAAATAAACTTTTTTTTTACAAGTTTAACTTGAATCTAGAAATTGGAATAAGGGTAATGGTTAATTTTAATGGCTCTAATAAAATTGGAATAATTATTAAAAAATATTTTGAAAACGAATTCAAGGAAAAATTTGAATTCAAAATAAAAAAAATTATTAAAATAATAGATAAAACTAAAATAATAACAGAACATAATATTAATTTAGCACATTGGATTAGTAAAAAAACATTTTCAGGATTTGGAGAAACTTTATTCTTTGGATTACCCAAAAATTCAAAATCTAAAAAAAATCAAACACCACTTTCAATAAATGAGTACCCCCATTCATATCATGAAAAGCGCCTTCAGCTAAACATCGAACAACAAAATATTTACAAAGAAATTATTGAGTCAGACAAAACTAATGTTTTTTACCTTTTTGGAATACCTGGATCTGGAAAAACTGAAATATTTATCAAATTGTGTGAATACTACTTAACACTAGAAAAACAAGTGCTTTTCTTAATTCCTGAAATATCATTAGGATATCAAATAATAAAAAGAATAAAATATGCATTAAATATGGAAGATAAAATTTATGAATACAACTCTAAGGTTTTAAATTCTAATAAAAATTTAATATGGAATAAAGTCAAAAATGGAGAAAGTCTAGTTGTTATTGGCATTAAAAGTGTGCTCATGCTACCTTTTACCAACCTAAAACTAATAATTATGGACGAAGAACACGAAACTACATACAAATCTGAGAATATTCCAAGATTTCACTCAAGACACATATCATTTTTTTTACAAAAAAAATTTAATGCTAAATTTATAATGGGAAGTGCAACCCCCTCTCTTGAAGCATACTATGCAATGAAACATAACCAAATAAAAAAAATCATAATGCAAAACAAATTCTCTCAAAGCAAAATAGAAGATATAAAAATAATAAACATGAAAAAAGAACCTAGCACAATTTCATCAGAGCTATTATACAGTATTCAAAAAAGTCTAAACGAAAAAAGACAATCTTTAATTTTCATTAATAAAAGAGGGTATCTAAAAAATCTCGAATGCAACGAATGTGGTCATACAATTTATTGCCCAAATTGCTCATTTAGCCTTATTTACCATAAAAAGGAAAATAAACTTTTATGCCACTATTGTAATTATCAAACAAAAACAGCAAACCATTGCCCTCAATGTAAATCAAAAGACATTAAATACAAAACCTATGGAATTCAACTTGTTGAAAAAGAATTAAAAAAATTTTTGCCAAATGCAAAAATTGTAAGAATAGATTCCGATATTACAAAAATAGAAAATATAGACTCAATAAATAAGTTTGAGAACAAAGAAATAGATATACTTATCGGAACACAAATCATTGCAAAAGGATTCAATTTTGAAAATATTAAAACACTAGGCATAATCAACGCAGACATTGGAATAGGATTGCCTGATTTTAGAAGCAGCGAAAGAATTTTTACAATACTCTCACAGATTATGGGAAGAGCAGCAAGATTCAAAGATGACAACACGATTATCATACAAACAAAAAATCCTAATTATTATGCTATAAAATATGCTTACAAGAACCAATGCGAACAATTTTACGAACAAGAACTAGATATACGACAAAAATTAAACTATCCTCCGTTTAACAAAATTATTAGAATAATATTTAGAAGCAAAAATGAAGAATCTGCTAAACAAAAATGTTGGGAATTTTTTGAAAAATCTAAAGAATTTTTGCAAGAAGGAATTGAGCACCTAGGCCCATCAGAAGCCATTATGAAGAAAATATCTAAAAATTACAGATACAATATAATATACTTGTCAAAATCCTACAGCTTACTTGAAAAGCTAGTTAGCAAAACAAGAGAAAAAATAAAAATAACAAATACTGTTTATATTGAAATAGATTATTATCCAATTTCATTAATTTAG
- the udk gene encoding uridine kinase — translation MAKIIGISGGSGSGKTTVVSKISEFIPEFVLISQDNYYRSVGDYEHEFSKVNFDHPDAFDNNLFYEHLKNLKNNSPIDMPLYDFINHKRQLKTVLVVPTPVVIVEGIMIYVEERVRNLIDLKIYIDTPNDIRFIRRLRRDISKRGRTLESVIDQYLSTTRWGYYRFIEPTKEYADLIIPEGGHNDKALYVLSTFLKSLSKEGLDFT, via the coding sequence ATGGCTAAGATTATTGGGATATCTGGTGGTTCTGGAAGTGGAAAGACTACAGTTGTAAGCAAGATTAGTGAGTTTATTCCAGAATTTGTCCTTATTTCTCAAGATAATTACTATAGGAGCGTTGGTGATTATGAACATGAATTTTCTAAGGTAAATTTTGATCATCCAGATGCTTTTGATAATAATTTGTTTTATGAACATTTGAAAAATTTAAAAAACAATAGTCCAATAGATATGCCTCTTTATGACTTTATTAATCATAAAAGACAACTTAAAACGGTTTTGGTTGTTCCAACTCCTGTTGTTATTGTTGAAGGTATTATGATTTATGTTGAAGAGAGAGTAAGAAATTTAATAGATCTTAAAATATATATTGACACTCCAAATGATATTAGATTTATTAGGCGTTTAAGGAGAGATATTTCTAAAAGAGGGCGTACTTTAGAGTCTGTGATTGATCAGTATTTAAGCACTACTAGATGGGGGTATTACAGATTTATTGAGCCTACGAAAGAATATGCTGATCTTATTATTCCTGAAGGGGGTCACAATGATAAAGCGCTTTATGTACTTTCAACGTTTCTTAAGTCTTTAAGTAAAGAAGGCTTAGATTTTACCTAA
- a CDS encoding rhodanese-like domain-containing protein, which translates to MNYAKFMLLIALLFFYIWFFIILRMRRINLFLLEKIKNGAKILDIRSSKEYSKSHYLKSINIPFNNLFAKKDKLGDLDSEIIVYGKSFNKSYEAKKVLKSMGFKNVFVAGTLKDIPQMEEKKKLVDG; encoded by the coding sequence ATGAATTATGCAAAATTTATGTTATTAATAGCTCTGCTTTTTTTTTATATTTGGTTTTTTATTATTCTTAGAATGAGAAGAATTAATCTGTTTTTGTTAGAGAAAATCAAAAATGGAGCAAAGATTTTGGATATTCGATCTTCTAAAGAATATAGTAAGTCCCATTATTTGAAATCAATTAATATTCCTTTTAATAATTTATTTGCTAAAAAAGATAAATTGGGCGATTTAGATTCAGAAATAATTGTTTATGGCAAAAGTTTTAATAAGTCTTACGAGGCGAAAAAAGTTTTAAAAAGTATGGGATTTAAGAATGTGTTTGTAGCTGGCACCTTGAAAGACATACCACAAATGGAAGAAAAAAAGAAGTTAGTTGATGGCTAA
- a CDS encoding YitT family protein, whose protein sequence is MKKKKKISCRRIKKKLKLLFIILTKKLKTITKNPKLIFDSTMQITLGSALMAISTNVLYIPHGLLSGGIGGISLMLHYLLSFNLGWTIFALNIPLFLIGIKFLNITFIIQSWIAMGLYSIIINYSQFLQNKIHLNDMMLVSILAGLISGLGLGLVFRGKGSSGGSDIIAMIIKEKYSISIGTTNFIVNLAVLILATFFFNIEIALYTLIASFVTSIMTDKTSTGFGNQKAILIISDKGKEIAYLLTNKLKLAATLINGKGAWAGTEKTIVFIVVPIMRLSRIKYISQKVDPNCFITVINTNEITGGKKITDAVSLKQEISN, encoded by the coding sequence ATGAAAAAGAAAAAAAAGATAAGTTGTCGTAGAATTAAAAAAAAACTCAAACTATTATTCATAATATTAACTAAAAAATTAAAAACTATAACTAAAAACCCTAAATTAATATTTGACAGCACAATGCAAATAACTTTAGGCTCTGCACTAATGGCAATTTCTACAAATGTTTTGTACATTCCTCATGGACTTCTTAGTGGGGGGATTGGAGGCATTTCATTAATGTTGCATTACCTGTTAAGTTTTAATTTAGGATGGACAATATTTGCATTAAACATCCCATTATTTCTTATTGGAATAAAATTTTTAAATATAACATTCATCATTCAAAGTTGGATTGCAATGGGATTATATTCTATTATTATAAACTACTCCCAATTTTTACAAAATAAAATACATCTTAATGATATGATGCTTGTATCAATACTAGCTGGACTTATTTCTGGACTTGGACTTGGACTTGTATTTAGGGGAAAAGGATCTTCAGGAGGATCAGACATAATTGCAATGATCATTAAAGAAAAATATTCAATTAGTATTGGAACAACAAATTTCATAGTTAATCTAGCAGTATTAATTCTTGCAACCTTTTTCTTTAATATTGAAATCGCACTTTATACACTAATAGCATCATTTGTAACATCTATTATGACAGACAAAACAAGCACTGGATTTGGCAATCAAAAAGCTATATTAATAATTTCAGATAAAGGAAAAGAAATTGCTTATCTTCTTACAAACAAGTTAAAATTAGCTGCTACGTTAATAAACGGGAAAGGAGCATGGGCAGGAACAGAAAAAACTATCGTATTTATAGTAGTTCCAATAATGCGTTTGTCAAGAATTAAGTATATATCACAAAAAGTTGATCCAAACTGTTTCATTACTGTTATTAACACTAATGAAATAACTGGAGGCAAAAAAATAACTGATGCGGTCTCATTAAAACAAGAAATTTCAAATTAA
- a CDS encoding RluA family pseudouridine synthase: MARLKKEFIVKENALRLDLYLSYNLEVFTRSQIKRRNVEAFKKSNGKFFNIKLSKPVFKDDEILIEFDEESSSQIDCLRPNNIPIVIIYEDSNIIVLNKPQGILSHPGISHWDDTVVNFLLYHIKRLEINFDEEKIRPGIVHRLDKDTSGVIICAKNISTLRFLAQQFKDKRANKVYIAIVKGNFNSVFGSIESFIDRDKHSRKRFGVSKDTGKKALTEYRLLLNFGGYSLLALKPKTGRTHQLRVHMKYLNFPILGDGVYGRVDSSFKEITLMLHSYKLEIDVGKNSFEKFISEFPQRFVNFLLNFYKSDELKLIIDNLVLFLRDF, translated from the coding sequence ATGGCAAGGCTTAAAAAAGAATTTATCGTTAAAGAAAATGCTTTAAGATTGGATCTTTATCTATCATACAATTTGGAAGTTTTTACTAGAAGTCAGATTAAAAGAAGAAATGTAGAAGCGTTCAAAAAGAGCAATGGAAAATTTTTTAATATAAAATTATCTAAGCCTGTTTTTAAGGATGATGAAATATTGATTGAATTTGACGAAGAGAGTAGTAGTCAAATTGATTGCCTTAGACCCAATAATATTCCTATTGTTATAATTTATGAAGATTCTAACATTATTGTTTTGAATAAACCACAAGGAATTTTAAGTCATCCTGGAATATCGCATTGGGATGATACTGTTGTAAATTTCCTTTTATATCATATAAAAAGATTAGAAATTAATTTTGATGAAGAAAAAATTAGACCCGGAATTGTTCACAGATTAGACAAAGATACTTCTGGTGTGATAATTTGTGCAAAAAATATTAGCACTTTGAGGTTTTTAGCCCAGCAGTTTAAAGACAAAAGGGCAAATAAAGTTTACATTGCAATTGTTAAAGGAAATTTTAATAGTGTTTTTGGAAGTATTGAATCTTTTATCGATAGAGATAAGCACAGTAGGAAAAGATTTGGTGTTTCTAAAGATACAGGTAAAAAAGCATTAACAGAATATAGATTGTTACTCAATTTTGGGGGATATTCTCTTTTAGCTTTAAAGCCCAAAACTGGTCGTACGCATCAATTGAGAGTTCATATGAAATATCTTAACTTCCCCATATTGGGAGATGGGGTTTATGGAAGAGTGGACAGTAGTTTTAAAGAAATCACTTTAATGCTTCATTCTTATAAGCTTGAAATTGATGTTGGAAAAAATTCTTTTGAGAAATTTATTTCTGAATTTCCGCAAAGATTTGTTAATTTTTTGTTGAATTTTTACAAGAGCGATGAGTTGAAGTTGATTATTGATAATTTAGTTCTTTTTTTAAGAGATTTTTAA
- a CDS encoding diphosphate--fructose-6-phosphate 1-phosphotransferase, giving the protein MNTSLFNQERQKYIPKLPSILKKDFRNIGLVYGEKTEAIQDRQALKEFFKNTYGLPIVSFTEGESSLSFSKALNIGIILSGGPAPGGHNVISGVFDAIKKFNVNSKLFGFKGGPLGLLENDKIELTESLINSYRNTGGFDIVSSGRTKIETEEHYKKALFVAKENNLNAIIIIGGDDSNTNAAILAEYFKKKGENIRVIGVPKTIDADLRNDHIEISFGFDSATKIYSEMIGNLCRDAMSTKKYWHFVKLMGRSASHVALECALKTHPNICIVSEEVLAKKKTLSEIVDEMVSVILKRSLNGDNFGVVIVPEGLIEFIPEVKSLMIELCDIFDKNEGEFKALDIEKMKEIFVAKLSDYMRGVYLSLPLFIQFELVKSILERDPHGNFNVSRVPTEKLFIEMVQSRLNDMKKRGEYKVSFIPIDHFFGYEGRSAFPSNFDSDYCYSLGYNAVVLILNGLTGYMSCIKNLNLNPTDWIAGGVPLTMLMNMEERYGEQKPVIKKALVNLEGKPFKEFVKNRDKWALNNLYLYPGPVQYFGSSEIVDDLAETLKLELLK; this is encoded by the coding sequence ATGAACACTTCTCTTTTTAATCAGGAAAGGCAAAAGTATATTCCCAAATTGCCAAGTATTTTAAAAAAAGATTTTAGGAATATTGGTTTAGTTTATGGAGAAAAGACCGAAGCAATTCAAGATAGACAGGCTTTAAAGGAATTTTTTAAGAATACCTATGGACTGCCAATTGTAAGTTTTACTGAAGGTGAGTCTAGTTTATCTTTTTCAAAAGCTTTAAATATTGGAATTATTCTTTCTGGAGGACCTGCTCCTGGGGGGCATAATGTTATATCTGGTGTTTTTGATGCAATAAAAAAATTTAATGTAAATTCAAAGCTTTTTGGATTCAAGGGAGGTCCTTTAGGTCTTTTAGAGAATGACAAAATTGAACTTACTGAGAGTTTAATAAATTCTTACAGAAATACTGGGGGTTTTGATATTGTATCTTCTGGAAGAACAAAAATAGAAACGGAAGAGCATTACAAAAAAGCTTTATTTGTTGCCAAAGAAAATAATCTTAATGCAATTATTATTATTGGCGGTGATGATTCGAATACCAATGCTGCTATTCTTGCAGAGTATTTCAAAAAGAAGGGAGAGAATATTCGAGTTATTGGAGTTCCAAAGACAATTGATGCTGATCTTAGAAATGATCATATTGAAATTTCATTTGGTTTTGATTCTGCTACAAAAATTTATTCTGAGATGATAGGTAATTTATGTAGAGATGCTATGTCTACTAAAAAATATTGGCATTTTGTCAAACTTATGGGTAGGAGTGCGTCTCATGTTGCTTTGGAATGCGCTTTAAAAACCCATCCAAATATTTGTATTGTGTCTGAAGAGGTTTTAGCTAAAAAGAAAACTTTGTCTGAGATTGTCGATGAAATGGTGTCTGTTATTTTAAAGAGATCTTTAAATGGAGATAATTTTGGAGTAGTTATAGTTCCTGAAGGTTTAATTGAGTTTATTCCAGAAGTTAAGTCTTTAATGATTGAATTATGTGATATTTTTGATAAAAATGAAGGTGAGTTTAAGGCGCTTGATATTGAAAAAATGAAAGAAATTTTTGTTGCCAAGCTTAGTGATTATATGAGGGGAGTTTATCTGTCTTTGCCTTTGTTTATTCAATTTGAACTTGTAAAATCAATCTTAGAAAGAGATCCTCATGGGAATTTTAATGTTTCAAGAGTTCCTACTGAAAAATTGTTTATTGAAATGGTTCAATCAAGATTAAATGACATGAAAAAAAGGGGAGAATATAAGGTAAGCTTTATCCCAATAGATCATTTCTTTGGCTATGAAGGCAGAAGCGCTTTTCCTTCTAATTTTGACAGTGATTATTGTTATAGTTTAGGGTATAATGCTGTTGTTCTTATTTTAAATGGTCTAACAGGCTATATGTCTTGTATAAAAAATCTAAATTTAAATCCAACAGATTGGATTGCAGGAGGAGTGCCTTTAACGATGTTGATGAACATGGAAGAGAGGTATGGAGAGCAAAAGCCTGTTATAAAAAAAGCTCTAGTTAATTTAGAGGGAAAACCATTTAAAGAGTTTGTTAAAAATCGTGATAAGTGGGCTTTGAATAATTTGTATTTATATCCAGGCCCTGTGCAGTATTTTGGTTCTTCTGAGATTGTTGATGATCTAGCTGAGACTTTAAAATTAGAATTATTGAAGTAG
- the queA gene encoding tRNA preQ1(34) S-adenosylmethionine ribosyltransferase-isomerase QueA gives MKTKEFHFNLSNSLIAQYPSEKRGSSRLMVLDPQLQKIYHEHSVNNIFKYINSDIFIVFNDSKVRKSRIYAESEMGSNVEFLILDRIGTNLFTALVSKSKKQIVGNLYKFPEGLMGEILSKNSSEIVLKFNKDVGEDYFEKHGFIPLPPYIKRDYDKIDEDRYQTIYSKYVGSAASATAGLHFSKDLFSAFEKNNIEYDFITLHVGLGTFLPVRSKKVEEHNMHFETFLMKDCVSERLQNAKLLGKKILSIGTTTLRTLESSYDNTLKKFKTGPQSTNLFIYPSKNYCFKFVDMLFTNFHTPQSTLLMLVSSFAGKDFVFSSYEEAINKGYKFFSYGDAMLVLNHI, from the coding sequence GTGAAGACCAAAGAGTTTCATTTTAATTTATCTAATTCTTTAATAGCACAATATCCAAGTGAAAAAAGGGGATCTTCAAGGTTAATGGTACTAGATCCTCAATTGCAAAAAATTTACCATGAACATTCTGTAAATAATATTTTTAAATATATAAATAGCGATATTTTTATTGTTTTTAACGATTCAAAAGTTAGAAAATCAAGAATATATGCAGAATCAGAGATGGGTAGTAATGTTGAATTTTTAATTTTAGATAGAATTGGCACTAATTTGTTTACTGCGCTAGTTTCTAAATCTAAAAAGCAAATTGTTGGTAATCTTTACAAATTTCCTGAAGGGTTAATGGGTGAAATTCTATCAAAAAATAGTAGTGAGATTGTTTTAAAATTTAACAAGGATGTTGGTGAAGATTATTTTGAAAAGCATGGTTTTATTCCTTTACCCCCTTACATTAAAAGAGATTATGATAAGATAGATGAAGATCGATATCAAACTATTTATTCTAAATACGTTGGATCTGCGGCTTCTGCAACTGCAGGATTACATTTTAGTAAAGATTTGTTTTCTGCTTTTGAAAAGAACAATATTGAATATGATTTTATTACTCTTCATGTAGGGCTTGGGACTTTTCTTCCTGTAAGATCTAAAAAAGTGGAAGAACATAATATGCATTTTGAAACTTTTTTAATGAAAGATTGTGTGTCTGAGAGATTGCAGAATGCGAAGCTTCTTGGTAAAAAAATTTTGTCAATTGGCACTACAACCTTGAGGACTTTAGAATCATCTTATGACAATACCCTTAAGAAATTTAAAACGGGTCCGCAAAGTACGAATCTTTTTATTTATCCTAGCAAGAACTATTGTTTTAAGTTTGTTGACATGCTTTTTACAAATTTTCACACTCCCCAATCTACTCTGTTGATGCTTGTCTCTTCATTTGCAGGCAAAGATTTTGTGTTTAGTTCTTATGAAGAAGCTATAAATAAAGGTTATAAATTTTTTTCTTATGGGGATGCTATGTTAGTTTTAAATCATATATAG
- the ruvB gene encoding Holliday junction branch migration DNA helicase RuvB yields MRDENNINFLSSNENYLYDKGENELRPKVFEDFKGQVNVKETLSIFIKASKERDEALDHVFLSGPPGLGKTTLASIIAFEMNASIKITSAPAFDRPKDIIGILTGLDEKSVLFIDEIHRLRPIIEEMLCIAMEDYELDWVIGQGANARTVRMPLPKFTLIGATTKPGRVTSPLYARFGITARFELYSEIELVEIIKRNSLILNIEIEEDAAFLLARSSRGTPRIANRLLRRIRDIAQVTGSLIITSDIVAIGLEMLRIDGEGLDEQDRNILRSLILKFNGGPVGVDTLAISVGETADSLEDFYEPYLIMKGFINRTHRGRKATEFAYLHLNLEMKEDSLSEDQRVSF; encoded by the coding sequence ATGAGAGACGAAAATAATATAAACTTTTTAAGTTCTAATGAAAATTATTTATATGATAAGGGTGAAAATGAGCTTAGGCCTAAAGTTTTTGAAGATTTTAAAGGTCAGGTTAATGTTAAAGAAACTCTTAGTATTTTTATAAAAGCTTCTAAAGAGAGAGATGAAGCTTTAGATCATGTTTTTTTAAGTGGCCCACCAGGTCTTGGAAAAACTACTCTTGCAAGTATTATTGCCTTTGAGATGAATGCTTCTATTAAGATTACTTCAGCTCCAGCTTTTGACAGGCCCAAAGATATTATTGGAATTTTGACAGGTCTTGATGAGAAGAGTGTTTTATTTATTGATGAAATACATAGACTTAGGCCAATAATAGAAGAAATGCTTTGTATTGCTATGGAGGATTATGAGCTAGATTGGGTAATCGGGCAAGGAGCCAATGCAAGAACTGTTCGAATGCCACTTCCAAAATTCACATTGATTGGAGCTACTACTAAGCCTGGAAGAGTAACATCTCCACTTTATGCGAGATTTGGAATTACTGCAAGATTTGAACTTTACAGTGAAATAGAGCTTGTTGAGATAATAAAAAGAAATTCTCTTATTTTAAATATTGAAATAGAAGAGGATGCTGCTTTTCTTCTTGCAAGAAGTTCAAGAGGAACTCCCCGTATAGCAAATAGACTTTTAAGACGAATAAGAGATATTGCTCAAGTAACTGGAAGTTTGATTATTACAAGTGACATTGTTGCAATTGGGCTTGAAATGCTTAGAATTGATGGGGAAGGTCTTGATGAGCAAGATAGAAATATTTTAAGAAGTTTGATATTGAAATTTAATGGGGGGCCTGTAGGTGTTGATACTTTAGCTATTTCTGTAGGGGAAACAGCAGATTCTCTTGAAGACTTTTATGAGCCTTATTTAATTATGAAAGGATTTATTAATAGAACTCACAGAGGTCGTAAAGCTACTGAGTTTGCGTATCTTCACTTAAACTTAGAGATGAAAGAGGATAGTCTTAGTGAAGACCAAAGAGTTTCATTTTAA
- the ruvA gene encoding Holliday junction branch migration protein RuvA: MINKIHGKVIEKKESSLILMTTVFEFELLVSTFCLANFRLSDKVELFTYLYIRENELKLFGFLNSDERETFKGLIGVSGIGPRAALRVLSNIRYNEFKDAIDREDIELVAKIKGIGKKMAGKMFLHLQGKLLISNEPESSLFGFKELEESIVSMGFDRKIVNSKLKEACNLTEFANLKDSEKEQFLFKEVLKRMTN, translated from the coding sequence ATGATAAATAAGATTCATGGTAAAGTTATAGAAAAAAAAGAATCTAGTTTAATTTTAATGACCACTGTTTTTGAATTTGAGCTTTTAGTTAGTACATTTTGCCTTGCTAATTTTAGGTTGTCAGACAAGGTTGAGCTCTTTACTTATCTTTATATAAGAGAAAATGAATTAAAACTTTTTGGATTTTTGAATTCAGATGAAAGAGAGACTTTCAAAGGGCTTATTGGAGTAAGTGGAATAGGGCCAAGGGCTGCTTTAAGGGTGTTGTCTAATATAAGATATAATGAGTTTAAGGATGCTATTGATAGAGAAGATATTGAACTTGTTGCTAAAATTAAAGGCATTGGCAAAAAAATGGCTGGTAAAATGTTTTTACATCTTCAAGGTAAGCTTTTGATTAGTAATGAGCCTGAATCTAGTCTTTTTGGATTTAAAGAATTAGAAGAATCGATTGTTAGCATGGGATTTGACAGAAAAATTGTTAATAGCAAGCTTAAAGAAGCCTGTAATCTAACTGAATTTGCAAATTTAAAAGACTCTGAAAAGGAGCAATTTTTATTTAAGGAGGTTTTAAAAAGAATGACAAATTAA